Proteins from a single region of Nakamurella deserti:
- a CDS encoding GNAT family N-acetyltransferase, translating to MRIDRVTEAAQVHRAADLFDRPPRSAATAVFLAAPGHHLLVAYDDHDDPVGMVTGVELTHPDKGTEMFVYELGVAPSARRRGVATALLHALGALARSRGCYGMWVAVDTDNDAALATYARAGARDEGDCTVRGWTWNPDDRVPSAPA from the coding sequence GTGCGCATCGACCGCGTGACCGAGGCCGCCCAGGTGCACCGCGCAGCCGACCTGTTCGACCGGCCGCCGCGGTCCGCCGCGACCGCCGTCTTCCTGGCCGCACCCGGCCATCACCTCCTCGTCGCCTACGACGACCACGACGACCCGGTCGGGATGGTCACCGGCGTCGAGCTGACGCACCCGGACAAGGGCACCGAGATGTTCGTCTACGAGTTGGGGGTGGCGCCGTCGGCCCGCCGCCGGGGCGTCGCCACCGCCCTGCTGCACGCCCTCGGCGCCCTCGCGAGGAGCCGGGGCTGCTACGGCATGTGGGTGGCCGTGGACACCGACAACGACGCCGCGCTCGCCACCTACGCCCGCGCCGGCGCGCGTGACGAGGGCGACTGCACGGTACGCGGCTGGACGTGGAATCCCGACGACCGGGTACCGTCCGCGCCGGCGTGA
- a CDS encoding NAD-dependent epimerase/dehydratase family protein produces MRLLVLGGTVFLGRHVVDAALAHGHDVTIFHRGRHPAPRAADVCEALGDRTAGFAALAGRDFDAVIDTCGYLPADVERSARGIAAGSYVFVSSASVYADLATAPVTEDTAVLEPPGPQVTDVHGELYGPQKAGCERALRAVRGDTALVVRAGLLVGPHDATDRFTYWATRFGRPGPVLAPAVAAHPVQFLDARDLADWMVRAAADRVTGTMNASGPRRAWTFGEFLQQAAAAAGVSRPDVRWVDEQLLIGAGVQPWSELPLWVPTAWSAPGVLDMTVDRAFAAGLTSRPLVDTLRDVVAWAAGGQRVSADYGTRASSRVLTADREAELLARLT; encoded by the coding sequence ATGAGGTTGCTCGTGCTGGGCGGCACCGTGTTCCTGGGACGTCACGTGGTCGACGCCGCGCTGGCGCACGGTCACGACGTGACGATCTTCCACCGCGGACGGCACCCCGCCCCCCGGGCCGCCGACGTCTGCGAGGCGCTCGGCGACCGGACCGCCGGGTTCGCCGCCCTCGCCGGCCGGGACTTCGACGCGGTGATCGACACCTGCGGCTACCTGCCCGCCGACGTGGAGCGCAGCGCACGCGGGATCGCCGCCGGTTCCTACGTCTTCGTGTCCAGCGCCTCGGTGTACGCGGACCTGGCGACGGCGCCGGTCACGGAGGACACCGCGGTCCTGGAGCCCCCGGGTCCGCAGGTGACCGACGTCCACGGTGAGTTGTACGGACCGCAGAAGGCAGGCTGCGAGCGCGCACTGCGGGCGGTCCGCGGCGACACCGCTCTCGTCGTCCGCGCCGGCCTGCTGGTCGGGCCGCACGACGCCACCGACCGTTTCACCTACTGGGCCACGCGCTTCGGTCGTCCCGGCCCCGTGCTCGCCCCCGCGGTCGCGGCGCACCCGGTGCAGTTCCTCGACGCCCGGGACCTCGCCGACTGGATGGTGCGGGCGGCCGCCGACCGGGTCACCGGGACGATGAACGCCTCCGGGCCCCGGCGGGCGTGGACCTTCGGGGAGTTCCTGCAGCAGGCGGCGGCGGCCGCCGGGGTGTCCCGTCCGGACGTCCGGTGGGTCGACGAGCAGCTGCTGATCGGGGCGGGTGTGCAGCCGTGGAGCGAGCTGCCGCTCTGGGTGCCGACGGCGTGGAGCGCACCCGGCGTGCTGGACATGACCGTCGACCGGGCGTTCGCCGCGGGGCTGACCAGCCGGCCGCTGGTCGACACCCTGCGCGACGTCGTCGCGTGGGCGGCCGGGGGCCAGCGGGTGTCGGCGGACTACGGGACCCGGGCGAGCAGTCGGGTCCTCACCGCCGACCGGGAGGCGGAGCTGCTGGCCCGGCTGACCTGA